The Parcubacteria group bacterium ADurb.Bin159 genome has a window encoding:
- the rpsI gene encoding 30S ribosomal protein S9: protein MPQKTISKKKMLTKTPKKNEKPVSRVKEKIIKPATKPAVKPKKQLEKKKEEKKEIEKQQEEKKDIVVEKEKKEEKKKGEVIWTSAKRKTAEVRAKLFVGQKGNIIINKKQIKEYFPTLELQTIINQPFKAIEKKEGDFNFVIEARGGGMVGQAEAIRRAISLALSYLDPTWRTPLKKAGFLTSDSRIKERKKPGLKRARRAPQWQKR, encoded by the coding sequence ATGCCCCAAAAAACTATTTCTAAAAAGAAAATGTTAACTAAAACTCCTAAAAAAAACGAAAAACCCGTTTCTCGAGTCAAGGAGAAAATAATTAAACCGGCGACTAAACCGGCAGTTAAACCTAAGAAACAATTAGAGAAGAAAAAGGAAGAAAAAAAAGAAATAGAAAAGCAGCAAGAAGAGAAGAAAGATATTGTTGTAGAGAAAGAGAAGAAAGAAGAAAAGAAAAAAGGAGAAGTAATTTGGACAAGCGCTAAAAGAAAAACGGCTGAGGTTAGGGCTAAATTATTTGTTGGACAAAAGGGGAATATCATTATCAATAAAAAACAAATTAAAGAGTATTTCCCAACTTTGGAATTACAAACAATAATCAACCAGCCCTTTAAGGCAATAGAAAAAAAAGAAGGAGATTTCAATTTTGTTATTGAAGCAAGAGGTGGGGGAATGGTTGGCCAGGCAGAAGCCATTCGCCGGGCAATATCTTTAGCTTTGTCCTATCTAGATCCGACCTGGAGAACTCCTTTGAAAAAAGCGGGTTTTTTAACTAGTGATAGCCGGATAAAAGAGAGGAAAAAACCGGGGTTAAAACGCGCTCGTCGCGCTCCTCAATGGCAAAAAAGATAG
- the dnaK gene encoding Chaperone protein DnaK, whose amino-acid sequence MSKIIGIDLGTSNSAAAYMEAGKPKMIPSAEGTTSVGGKAFPSYVAFTKDGELLVGEPARRQAVANPEGTVFGAKRKMGTDFKYRIFGKEYTPQQISAFILQKIKKDAEMFLGDKVDKAVITVPAYFNDAQRQATKDAGRIAGLEVLRLVNEPTAASLAYGLDKIKEKDQQVLVFDFGAGTLDVTIMNFGQGVFEVLSTSGDTQLGGSDMDEILINYVLSEFKKDTGIDLSRDKMAMQRIKEAVEKAKIELSSTLETEINLPFITADKEGPKHLLKKITRSQLESLIKPIVEKCRPPLEQAIKDANLTPNDIEKIILVGGPTRMPAVIKFIENIFGSEKIARGIDPMECVAMGAAIQGAILAGEEEVKDVLLLDVTPLTLGIETLGGVATPLVPRNTTIPVTKTQVFSTAADNQTSVEIHILQGERPMANDNRTLGRFILDGIPPAPRGIPQIEVTFDIDTNGILTVKAKDKASGREQHITIRESSKLSEEEIKRMQKEAEEFAAEDRKKKELIDLHNQADAILYTAEKTLKDYQDKIKQENKSEVEEKVKNLKEAKEKDEAESIKKAMEELNTALSKIGSDLYSQEQEKNKENKSEDKPNEEKKEDEGPIEGEYTE is encoded by the coding sequence ATGTCTAAAATAATTGGTATAGATTTAGGAACATCTAATTCTGCGGCTGCCTATATGGAAGCCGGAAAACCAAAGATGATCCCCTCGGCTGAGGGGACAACTTCGGTGGGAGGGAAAGCTTTCCCTTCTTATGTGGCTTTCACTAAAGATGGGGAGCTTTTAGTGGGCGAACCTGCCCGACGCCAAGCAGTGGCTAACCCGGAAGGGACGGTTTTTGGCGCCAAAAGGAAAATGGGTACTGACTTTAAGTATAGAATTTTTGGTAAAGAATATACGCCTCAACAGATTTCCGCTTTTATCTTGCAAAAGATTAAAAAAGATGCGGAAATGTTTTTGGGAGATAAGGTGGATAAAGCGGTTATTACTGTGCCAGCTTATTTTAACGACGCTCAACGTCAAGCAACTAAAGACGCCGGACGCATTGCCGGCCTTGAGGTTTTGAGATTAGTTAATGAACCGACTGCTGCTTCTTTGGCTTATGGTTTGGATAAAATTAAAGAAAAAGATCAGCAGGTGTTGGTTTTTGATTTCGGCGCTGGGACGCTTGATGTTACTATTATGAATTTTGGCCAAGGAGTATTTGAAGTTCTCTCTACTTCCGGAGATACACAACTTGGCGGTTCGGATATGGATGAAATTCTAATTAATTACGTGCTTTCCGAATTCAAGAAAGATACAGGTATTGACCTTAGCCGTGATAAAATGGCTATGCAGAGAATTAAAGAAGCAGTAGAAAAAGCAAAAATAGAACTTTCTTCCACTTTGGAAACAGAAATTAATTTGCCTTTCATTACTGCTGATAAAGAAGGACCCAAACATTTGCTTAAAAAAATTACTCGCAGTCAATTAGAATCTTTGATTAAGCCGATTGTAGAGAAATGCCGACCTCCCTTGGAGCAAGCAATAAAAGACGCTAATCTTACTCCCAATGATATTGAAAAGATTATTTTAGTAGGGGGTCCAACAAGAATGCCGGCAGTTATTAAGTTTATTGAAAATATTTTCGGTAGTGAAAAAATTGCCCGCGGTATTGACCCTATGGAATGCGTGGCTATGGGCGCGGCTATTCAAGGAGCGATTTTAGCCGGAGAAGAAGAAGTTAAAGATGTTTTGCTTTTAGATGTGACGCCCCTGACTTTAGGCATTGAAACATTAGGCGGAGTGGCAACTCCTTTAGTTCCCCGCAATACAACTATCCCTGTGACTAAAACGCAAGTTTTCTCCACAGCTGCGGATAATCAAACTTCAGTAGAAATTCATATCTTACAAGGAGAAAGGCCAATGGCTAATGACAACCGCACATTGGGGCGATTTATTTTAGATGGCATTCCTCCGGCGCCGCGAGGTATTCCTCAAATTGAAGTTACTTTTGATATTGATACTAACGGCATTTTAACTGTTAAAGCCAAAGATAAAGCCAGTGGGAGAGAACAACATATTACTATTAGAGAATCTTCTAAACTTTCCGAAGAAGAAATTAAAAGAATGCAAAAAGAAGCAGAAGAATTTGCCGCTGAAGACAGAAAAAAGAAAGAACTTATTGATTTGCATAACCAAGCTGATGCTATACTCTACACCGCGGAAAAGACCTTAAAAGATTATCAAGATAAAATTAAACAGGAAAATAAATCAGAGGTTGAAGAAAAAGTAAAAAATCTTAAAGAAGCCAAAGAAAAAGATGAAGCAGAATCCATTAAAAAGGCGATGGAAGAATTAAATACAGCTCTTTCTAAAATCGGCTCTGACTTATACTCTCAAGAACAAGAGAAAAATAAAGAAAATAAATCAGAAGACAAACCAAACGAAGAGAAGAAAGAAGATGAAGGGCCAATAGAAGGAGAATACACCGAATAA